The Brevibacillus humidisoli DNA segment GTGGAATCGATGTAGAGGGCAGAAGGATCAACAAAGCCATGACGACATGCTTCTTCGAGAATGCGAGTAAAAATTTGTTCAAACAAGTCCGTACCTTGAAAACGGCGGACATAGTTTTTTCCGAATGTGGTGAAGTGAGGGATTGGTTGGGTAAAATCGTATCCCAAAAACCAACGATAAGCGACATTGGTTTCGATTTCTTTAATCGTTTGGCGCATGGAGCGAATGCCGAACAGATACTGAATAAATACCATTTTGATGAGTACAACGGGGTCGATACTGGGTCTGCCGTTGTCCGGAGAATACCGATCTTTCACCAAATCGTAGATGAAGGAAAAATCAATGGCTTTTTCGATTTTCCGAACTAAATGATCACGAGGAACCAATTCATCCAGTGAAACAACCGATACTTGATAACGGCCTTCGCCCTGTTGTTTCGAAAGCATACATGACACCTCTTGGCAATTATTTTCCACATACATTATTCTACAAAAAAACGTGTAGACCTTGTACCTTGCGGTACTTTGTCTACACGCTGAGAGGCCTGAATCAGGCCTCTCCCTTTTCTTGACGCATAGCTTCTATTAGAGCACTTACTCTGCCCGGATCAACCGGTTTCAGAGCCTGCTGATCGACACGCACACCGGTCCCGAAGTGGACTTCTGTCACCCCTGTCTGCTGGAGAAAAGGTGTAATCGTATCCACCTTTAGACCACTGCCCGCCATGATCGTCAGATGAGTATCCCGTGTCAAGTCGACCAACTGCTTCAGCCGATCGATGGCATCAAGCGCACTTTTTTTACCGCCCGAGGTTAAAATGCGGCGTATCTGAGGATATCCACGCAGCAGCTGCAGGGACTCTAACTGATCTACCGCCTCGTCAAAAGCGCGATGGAATGTCACATCCAAGCCGTCCGCTTCTGCGAGCAGTGCTTCCAGCGTATTTCTGTCAATCTGCCCCGCTTTATTCAACGCTCCGATCACGATTCCCGCCGCTCCTAACTGCTTGGCAGCCTTCACGTCGCTGATCATCGTGCGTACGTCTGCCCCGTCATAGCAAAACGATTGGCTATGCGGGCGAATCATCACGTTAACCGGAATGGAGACGGCTTGCACAACCTGCTCGATCAGCCCGTAGCTGGGCGTCAGTCCGCCTTCCAGGATGCCGGTAATCAGTTCCAGCCGATCAGCCCCTCCCTGTTCGGCCAGCTTGGCGTCGGCTGCGGTGGTCGCGATCACTTCCAGGATCATTCGGTTTTCCTCCCTCTCGCTCTCTACAAGCGACAAGCGCCAACATGATGGCAAAAGCCTGTCGTCTGTTGCTTCATGCACCCAGTATAGCACGTCTATACCTGCAGCAACATCCAGACTCTGCCATCATAGTTGGTCTGACCCCTTGATCTGTAATCGCTCCGGCCTAACAGTTATTCAAAATATCCGAGCAGTTCGTCAACCATCAGATTGGCCGCTTTCACACCACCCGCCGTATTCCAGATGGCGTCGCTTACCTCATGCACGTTGTTTTGTTTGACGACCTCAAGGTTTTTCCAAAGCGGATCGTTCATCCATTCTTTTGCTGTGTCCGCTCCCTTTGATTCGCCCGGATTATCCTCCCAGACAAAGTAGAACAAGATATCCCCGTCCATCTCAGGGATTCGCTCTTTGGTCACTTCCTCTGTCAGCATGTCCTTTTGCTGTGATTCCGGACGATTAAAGCCAAGCTGCTCCAGAATCACCCCGGAGAACGAATCTTTGTAATAAATCCGTGCGCTTCCCGGCAAGAACCGGACAATCGACACCTTGGAAGAGAGTTTGTCACCCAGTTTTTCCTTGGCATCGGCAATCTTTTGATCAAAATCGCTCATTACCTGTTCTGCTTCTGCCTGCTTGTTGAGGGCCTCTGCATACAGCATGAAGTTCTCTTTCCAACTGCCGGAGAAGGTCTCGGAAAAGACAGTCGGAGCGATTTGCGAAAGCTGATTGTACACCTTTTCCTGACGAACTTTGCTGCCGATGATCAGATCAGGCTGCAGGCTGGCGATCAGCTCAATGTTGGGCTGCATCTCATCCCCGACTACAGTGACGCCCTCCATCTCCGCTTTGATGTGTTCGTACCACGGATCACCCAACCACGACTTGACCGCTCCAACTGGCTTGACGCCAAGAGCCAGTAATGCCTCTGTCCCTTCATTGGTCAGGATGACAACCTTTTCCGGGGTTCCCTTGATCTTTGTCTCACCCATCGCGTGTTTGACAACTCTTGCTGCCTCCTCTTGCGGAGCAGTTCCAGAAGACGAGTTTTCCGTGTTCTCAGCAGGGGCAGAAGCATTGTTTGAACCGCTCTCTGGTGTCGCTTGATTCCCGCACCCTGTCACCATCATCAAGATCAAGACCAATGCAGTTGCAAAAAATCCAGTGTAAAAACGATGCTGGCGTACCATCACATTCTCCTCCTTGTTTTTCTGTAGTGATGCAAGCCAGTTGTATGGAGGTAAACAGCTTCTCATCACATTTAGTGAAAACGATTATCATTAAACACGCAATACTTTACAGTGTAAGCGGAAGTACTGTCATGGATTTTTTGTCATCTCCCGTTCATTGACTAGCGTGCTTCCTACCCCTAATATGATAATGATTATCAATATTTTTTTGTTTCAGAACATGCTGGTTTTTTGGCCTAGAAAGGAAGTTGTTCGTGATTTGTGTGCTGCAGAGTCGTTTCTGGAAGACGACCATCCTGATCCTCGGTCTGCTCGTATTGCTGCTCAGTATGCTGGCCAGCATCTTGTACGGAATCAACAACATCAGCTTGCAGAGCGCGGTCGACGCCTATTTGCACTTTG contains these protein-coding regions:
- a CDS encoding copper homeostasis protein CutC translates to MILEVIATTAADAKLAEQGGADRLELITGILEGGLTPSYGLIEQVVQAVSIPVNVMIRPHSQSFCYDGADVRTMISDVKAAKQLGAAGIVIGALNKAGQIDRNTLEALLAEADGLDVTFHRAFDEAVDQLESLQLLRGYPQIRRILTSGGKKSALDAIDRLKQLVDLTRDTHLTIMAGSGLKVDTITPFLQQTGVTEVHFGTGVRVDQQALKPVDPGRVSALIEAMRQEKGEA
- a CDS encoding ABC transporter substrate-binding protein — its product is MVRQHRFYTGFFATALVLILMMVTGCGNQATPESGSNNASAPAENTENSSSGTAPQEEAARVVKHAMGETKIKGTPEKVVILTNEGTEALLALGVKPVGAVKSWLGDPWYEHIKAEMEGVTVVGDEMQPNIELIASLQPDLIIGSKVRQEKVYNQLSQIAPTVFSETFSGSWKENFMLYAEALNKQAEAEQVMSDFDQKIADAKEKLGDKLSSKVSIVRFLPGSARIYYKDSFSGVILEQLGFNRPESQQKDMLTEEVTKERIPEMDGDILFYFVWEDNPGESKGADTAKEWMNDPLWKNLEVVKQNNVHEVSDAIWNTAGGVKAANLMVDELLGYFE